A stretch of Paenibacillus peoriae DNA encodes these proteins:
- a CDS encoding ABC transporter ATP-binding protein → MNTEPVLEIKGLSVSFRIQDQYHPAVDHLDLTVNPNEVLAVVGESGCGKSALALSIPQLHDMERTRVEGEVFFKGTDLNRLSSGQMNKIRGAGIGMIFQDPLTALNPLMSIGKQIEENLDYHTSLSTKQKRERVLELLESVDIPNPVRVYDQYPHELSGGMRQRVMIAIAIACRPSLIIADEPTTALDVTIQSQILDLLKQLQQETGSGIILITHDLGVVAEVADRVVVMYAGEIVESADVFELFRHPQHPYTRSLLASMPGSHTKGESLHVIGGIVPSLQDIPRNSCRFAPRIPWIQQRVHEDHPQLNEISLGHWVRCTCYQHFHFEDEAKGEAAHGTTGVK, encoded by the coding sequence TTGAATACCGAACCTGTGTTGGAAATTAAAGGATTATCCGTATCTTTTCGCATCCAGGATCAATATCACCCCGCAGTCGACCATCTGGATCTGACGGTCAACCCCAATGAAGTGCTGGCTGTAGTCGGAGAATCCGGCTGTGGCAAAAGCGCGTTAGCGCTTTCGATCCCGCAACTGCATGACATGGAACGCACGCGTGTAGAGGGGGAGGTCTTTTTTAAAGGAACGGACTTGAACCGTCTTTCCTCAGGGCAAATGAATAAAATCCGCGGAGCGGGAATTGGCATGATCTTTCAGGACCCGTTGACAGCACTCAACCCGTTGATGAGCATTGGCAAGCAGATTGAGGAAAATCTCGATTATCATACGTCACTATCTACGAAGCAAAAAAGGGAACGTGTGCTGGAGCTGCTGGAAAGTGTAGATATACCGAATCCAGTGCGTGTGTATGATCAGTATCCGCATGAACTGTCAGGAGGGATGCGGCAGCGTGTGATGATCGCGATTGCCATAGCTTGCCGACCTTCTCTTATTATTGCAGATGAGCCGACGACTGCGCTCGATGTAACGATCCAATCGCAAATTCTCGACTTGCTCAAACAACTTCAACAGGAGACTGGGAGCGGTATTATCCTGATTACGCACGATCTTGGTGTTGTGGCAGAAGTAGCCGACCGCGTGGTGGTCATGTATGCCGGAGAAATCGTGGAGAGCGCTGATGTTTTTGAATTATTCAGGCATCCACAGCATCCGTATACGCGTTCTTTGCTTGCTTCCATGCCGGGATCGCATACCAAGGGGGAATCACTGCATGTCATCGGCGGCATTGTTCCCTCATTACAAGATATCCCCCGCAATAGCTGCCGCTTTGCTCCACGTATTCCCTGGATTCAGCAGAGGGTGCATGAAGACCATCCCCAATTAAATGAAATTTCCCTTGGACATTGGGTCCGTTGTACATGTTATCAGCATTTTCATTTTGAAGACGAGGCAAAGGGGGAGGCTGCTCATGGCACTACTGGAGTTAAATGA
- a CDS encoding ABC transporter permease, translating into MVSIQVEEVFTPEIIHKSPSSWSVLRRELVRDKMALVSIGFVILFLIFIYASVLFVNQDVVTTVDLGAIREAPGSVHWLGTDRAGRDIFGQLVIGARNSFTIGFTITLLSAAIGLTLGLLAGFYGGMVDNIIMRIIDFILVLPFLMLVIVFVSIVPKSGIGSFIFIMTAFLWIGKARLIRAKVLSERELDYVQASKTLGTPNWKIIWFGVLPNLSSVVIVNLTLSLAGNIGIETGLSYLGFGLPESTPSLGTLVSYANDPDVLQNSWWMWLPASLLILVLMLAINFIGQALKRATDARQRLG; encoded by the coding sequence ATGGTGTCTATACAGGTGGAGGAGGTCTTCACGCCGGAAATCATTCATAAATCACCATCCAGTTGGTCTGTACTGCGTCGTGAGCTGGTGCGTGACAAAATGGCCTTGGTTTCCATTGGCTTTGTGATTCTGTTCTTGATCTTTATATATGCCTCTGTCCTGTTTGTAAATCAGGATGTAGTCACGACGGTCGATTTGGGCGCGATTCGTGAAGCTCCAGGCTCAGTGCATTGGCTGGGGACAGATCGAGCGGGCAGAGATATTTTCGGCCAACTGGTCATTGGAGCCCGCAATTCCTTCACTATTGGCTTTACGATTACATTGTTATCCGCCGCTATTGGCTTAACATTAGGTTTACTGGCTGGTTTTTATGGGGGAATGGTCGATAACATCATCATGCGAATCATTGATTTTATCCTGGTGCTTCCATTCTTGATGCTGGTTATCGTATTTGTCAGCATTGTACCCAAAAGCGGCATAGGGTCCTTTATTTTTATCATGACTGCCTTTTTATGGATTGGAAAAGCACGCCTGATCCGGGCCAAAGTGTTGTCGGAGCGCGAACTGGATTATGTGCAGGCTTCCAAAACCCTTGGCACACCCAATTGGAAAATCATCTGGTTTGGCGTGCTGCCCAATCTTAGCTCGGTCGTGATCGTCAATCTGACCCTCAGTCTCGCGGGAAATATCGGGATTGAGACCGGGCTTTCTTATCTCGGCTTTGGCTTACCGGAATCTACGCCAAGCTTGGGTACACTGGTGAGTTATGCCAATGACCCGGATGTTTTGCAGAATAGCTGGTGGATGTGGTTACCTGCCTCACTGCTTATTTTGGTGTTAATGCTGGCGATTAACTTTATTGGCCAGGCGCTCAAACGCGCCACGGATGCCAGACAACGATTGGGTTAA
- a CDS encoding ABC transporter ATP-binding protein, translating into MALLELNDLRVHYPVRGGFFQRVIDQVKAVDGVSISIEAGQTYGLVGESGCGKTTTGRTIIGLNKLTSGRILFKGKDLAALSSNNRHPLRRDIQMIFQDPYSSLNPRKRVLDVIAEPLRNFERLSSEEERRKVQTLLEKVGLNADAAYKYPHEFSGGQRQRIGIARALTLNPKLIIADEPVSALDVSVQAQVLNFMKDVQQEFNLTYLFISHDLGIIRHMCDQIGIMYRGRLVEQGSEQDIYERPQHLYTQRLIATIPNIDPTKRLENARKRRMLLSSYKTELPKHLDASGKPFALKSVSPSHQVALP; encoded by the coding sequence ATGGCACTACTGGAGTTAAATGATTTGAGGGTGCACTATCCGGTGCGCGGTGGTTTCTTCCAGCGTGTTATCGATCAGGTGAAAGCAGTGGATGGCGTGTCGATCAGCATTGAGGCAGGCCAGACCTACGGGCTGGTGGGGGAATCTGGCTGTGGGAAAACGACGACAGGCAGGACGATCATCGGTCTAAATAAGCTGACGAGCGGACGGATTTTGTTTAAAGGAAAGGACCTTGCAGCTCTAAGTAGTAACAATCGTCATCCATTGCGTAGAGATATTCAGATGATTTTTCAGGACCCATACTCTTCGCTTAACCCGCGTAAGCGCGTATTGGATGTCATTGCTGAACCGCTGCGAAATTTTGAAAGGCTGAGTAGTGAGGAAGAACGGAGAAAAGTACAGACGTTGCTGGAAAAGGTCGGCTTGAACGCCGATGCAGCCTATAAATATCCGCATGAATTTTCCGGGGGGCAACGACAGCGGATCGGGATCGCGCGTGCGCTGACATTAAACCCCAAGCTGATCATTGCTGATGAGCCAGTGTCAGCACTGGACGTTTCCGTGCAGGCACAGGTGCTTAATTTTATGAAGGATGTGCAGCAGGAATTTAATTTGACGTATTTGTTCATCAGCCATGATTTAGGTATTATCCGCCATATGTGCGACCAAATCGGTATTATGTATCGGGGCCGTCTAGTGGAGCAGGGGAGCGAGCAAGATATTTATGAGCGTCCACAGCATCTGTATACCCAGCGCCTCATTGCAACCATTCCCAATATTGATCCTACAAAACGGCTGGAAAATGCTCGAAAAAGGCGAATGCTTTTATCCTCCTACAAAACAGAGCTACCCAAACATCTAGACGCGAGTGGAAAACCGTTTGCACTAAAATCAGTAAGTCCATCCCATCAAGTCGCACTACCATAA
- the opp4A gene encoding oligopeptide ABC transporter substrate-binding protein, whose amino-acid sequence MVKHWKKGILPVLAAILVLSLAACSGSPSASNGGKSSDGTGGSGSDSKQVNATALAKAIKNDKAPIKGGIINYALVSDTPFEGILNPVFYEGNPDFEVFQFFYPSMFSIDSNLNIDNKGAATISFSPDNKAVTVKIDPKLNWTDGNPVTAEDYAFSYEVIGHKDYEGPRYDSFMTNIVGMEDYHSGKAKTISGIKVLNEKEVTIHFKEPNPSVKSGLWSTPLEKKVFQNIPVKDMAGSDPVRKNPIGYGPFKIKSMVTGESVEFVKNEDYFHGVPKLDGLHLKVVNPNVITEALKSGEVDWASYPTTRYNEASNPKNVQFLGQEELSYSYVGFKMGKFDQAKSLNIMDPNAKLANKSLRQALGYALNNEQVGKQLYHGLRTPATSLVPPAFKGYHDVNAKGIAYDPDKAKKLLDEAGYVDTNGDGYREDPKGKELVLHYAAMSGDATAESLAKFYLQNWKDVGLHVELVDGRLLEFNSFYDRVQKDDPGIDIFGGAWSTGTDVNPSGLYGRGASFNYSRFTSEENDKLLQEGVSVKAFDDNYRKDIYNQWQAYMSEEAPIVPTLFRYSLEAVNNRVANYDITRGKEYDADTFANITLTAEKAEVAQ is encoded by the coding sequence ATGGTTAAACACTGGAAAAAAGGGATTCTGCCTGTTCTAGCTGCAATTTTGGTACTTTCATTGGCGGCATGCAGCGGTTCGCCTTCCGCTTCAAATGGAGGGAAATCGTCTGACGGTACAGGCGGCTCAGGGTCCGACAGCAAACAGGTGAATGCGACAGCGCTGGCGAAGGCGATCAAGAACGATAAGGCCCCGATTAAGGGTGGCATCATCAATTATGCACTCGTGTCTGATACCCCTTTTGAAGGCATTCTGAATCCTGTATTTTATGAAGGCAATCCTGATTTTGAAGTCTTCCAGTTTTTTTATCCTTCTATGTTTTCGATTGACTCCAATCTGAATATTGACAATAAAGGGGCGGCGACGATTTCCTTTTCTCCAGACAATAAGGCGGTGACTGTGAAAATTGATCCCAAACTGAACTGGACGGATGGTAATCCCGTAACGGCGGAGGACTATGCTTTTTCCTATGAAGTGATCGGTCATAAAGACTACGAAGGTCCGCGTTATGATAGTTTTATGACGAATATTGTGGGTATGGAAGATTATCACTCGGGTAAGGCCAAAACCATTTCTGGCATCAAAGTGCTCAATGAGAAAGAGGTTACCATTCATTTCAAGGAACCTAATCCTTCGGTGAAATCGGGACTTTGGTCTACACCCCTGGAGAAAAAGGTGTTTCAGAATATCCCCGTGAAAGATATGGCCGGATCAGATCCTGTCCGTAAAAATCCGATTGGCTATGGGCCGTTCAAAATTAAATCCATGGTTACAGGTGAATCTGTGGAATTTGTCAAAAATGAGGATTATTTTCACGGTGTACCCAAGCTGGATGGCCTTCATCTGAAGGTGGTGAACCCGAATGTCATTACCGAGGCGCTGAAAAGTGGAGAAGTCGACTGGGCCAGCTATCCAACCACCCGTTACAATGAGGCCAGCAATCCGAAAAATGTACAGTTTCTCGGTCAGGAGGAATTATCTTATAGCTATGTAGGCTTTAAAATGGGAAAATTCGATCAGGCCAAGAGTCTAAATATCATGGACCCGAACGCCAAGCTGGCGAACAAGTCATTACGTCAGGCCCTCGGCTATGCGCTGAATAACGAGCAGGTTGGCAAGCAGCTCTATCATGGGCTTCGGACTCCTGCGACATCCTTGGTCCCGCCCGCCTTTAAGGGATATCATGATGTGAATGCGAAGGGCATTGCGTATGATCCGGACAAGGCAAAAAAGCTGCTGGACGAGGCAGGGTATGTGGACACCAATGGAGATGGATACCGTGAGGACCCTAAGGGCAAGGAACTGGTGCTACATTATGCGGCAATGAGCGGGGATGCGACAGCCGAATCGCTGGCGAAGTTTTATTTGCAAAATTGGAAGGATGTCGGGCTTCATGTCGAGCTGGTGGACGGCCGTCTGCTTGAGTTCAATTCTTTCTATGACCGTGTGCAGAAGGATGACCCTGGCATTGATATTTTTGGCGGCGCATGGAGTACAGGTACAGATGTAAACCCTAGTGGGCTGTATGGACGCGGAGCCAGCTTTAACTACTCGCGCTTTACCAGTGAAGAGAATGATAAGCTGTTGCAGGAAGGGGTGTCTGTGAAAGCCTTTGACGACAATTATCGTAAAGATATATACAATCAGTGGCAGGCGTATATGAGCGAGGAGGCACCCATTGTACCGACGTTATTCCGTTACTCGTTGGAGGCAGTGAATAATCGGGTAGCCAATTACGATATTACCCGTGGCAAGGAGTATGATGCAGACACGTTTGCGAATATTACGTTGACTGCGGAAAAAGCAGAAGTAGCCCAATAA
- a CDS encoding transporter substrate-binding domain-containing protein, which yields MRKRFQWSTLVLVALSCLLVLAGCGGKEGAATSGNEPAAANGLEAIKQRGKLVVGVKYDTKLFGLKDPASGKVEGFDIDIAKAVAKHIFGDETKLELKEVTSKTRITLLQNGDIDAIIATMTISDERKKQVDFSDVYFNAGQSLLVKKGSPITGLESLTPNTKVLAVKGSTSAKNIREKAPEATILEFENYQDAFNALKAGKGEALTTDNSILLGMQKQDPNYILVGGNFTEEPYGIAVKKGQTELLQAINDTIKELKSNGEYDKLHEQWLGVKPE from the coding sequence ATGAGAAAAAGATTTCAATGGAGTACTTTGGTGCTGGTAGCTTTATCTTGTCTGCTCGTCTTGGCAGGCTGCGGAGGCAAAGAAGGAGCGGCAACGTCGGGAAATGAGCCGGCAGCAGCCAACGGGCTGGAAGCGATCAAACAGCGTGGCAAACTAGTCGTTGGTGTGAAGTACGATACCAAGCTGTTCGGACTGAAAGACCCGGCTAGCGGAAAAGTAGAAGGTTTTGATATCGACATCGCCAAGGCTGTAGCCAAACATATTTTTGGCGATGAAACCAAACTTGAACTAAAAGAAGTCACGTCCAAAACACGAATCACCTTATTGCAAAACGGGGACATCGACGCCATTATCGCGACGATGACCATTTCGGATGAACGTAAAAAGCAGGTTGATTTTAGCGACGTCTATTTTAACGCCGGGCAATCTCTACTCGTGAAAAAGGGGAGCCCCATCACCGGGCTGGAGTCCCTGACCCCGAATACCAAGGTGCTCGCCGTGAAAGGCTCTACTTCCGCCAAAAATATCCGTGAAAAAGCACCAGAAGCGACGATATTAGAATTCGAAAACTATCAGGATGCTTTCAATGCCCTCAAAGCAGGTAAAGGAGAAGCGTTAACTACCGATAACTCTATTCTGCTCGGCATGCAGAAGCAAGATCCGAATTATATTCTTGTAGGCGGGAACTTCACAGAGGAACCTTACGGCATTGCAGTAAAGAAGGGACAAACCGAACTGCTACAAGCCATTAATGATACGATCAAGGAACTGAAAAGCAACGGTGAATACGATAAGCTCCACGAGCAATGGCTTGGGGTTAAGCCCGAATAG
- a CDS encoding amino acid ABC transporter permease codes for MDFGGLFVWPNVRFILEGFLLTLEVAIYSIVFSFALGILFGILRYTRLPVISQVAAFIIDLIRNLPLLLIIFFIGMVLPSIGLSISLKWAAITGLSIFEGAMIAEIVRSGLNSVHKGQVEAARSSGLSYSQTLWHIILPQALRRMVPPIVSQFISLFKDTSLAVIISLPELTHNIQIVGGQNQSFVIPALLFAAFLYFAVNYSMSLIARRLEVRTH; via the coding sequence ATGGATTTCGGTGGATTGTTTGTGTGGCCTAATGTGCGTTTTATACTGGAGGGCTTCCTGCTCACGCTGGAGGTTGCTATTTACTCTATCGTGTTCAGCTTCGCTCTTGGTATCTTATTCGGCATTCTGCGCTATACCCGCTTACCTGTCATTTCACAGGTTGCAGCCTTTATCATTGATCTCATTCGTAATCTTCCATTATTGCTCATTATTTTCTTCATCGGTATGGTTTTACCATCTATCGGTCTTTCCATTTCCCTCAAGTGGGCAGCCATTACAGGCCTGTCGATCTTCGAGGGAGCCATGATTGCTGAGATTGTGCGTAGCGGTCTGAATTCGGTCCATAAAGGACAGGTGGAAGCCGCACGTTCCTCTGGTCTAAGCTATTCTCAAACCTTATGGCATATCATTCTGCCCCAAGCGCTTCGTCGCATGGTGCCCCCGATTGTCAGCCAGTTCATTTCCCTATTCAAGGATACCTCACTGGCTGTCATTATCAGTTTGCCGGAGCTGACGCATAATATTCAGATTGTCGGTGGGCAAAATCAATCCTTTGTCATTCCAGCCCTGCTGTTCGCAGCTTTCCTGTACTTTGCTGTCAATTACAGTATGTCACTGATTGCACGCAGGCTGGAAGTTCGTACACATTAA
- a CDS encoding LysR family transcriptional regulator: protein MIRFCASFDLLCNHSGDSRRERRKTEIRQLQYFIAVCEELHFTKASEKIGISQPTLSLQIKALEEELGMTLFDRAGKKIKMTDAGKLLLQHSAHALKDLQQAKASIEELRTEQRGSLRIGIALPELEEPLQEMFIHFHQSFPRVSLHIHPSFDVTEQLLDNRVDVGITLHSGTDERLVQLPLRTENYCLVVPVEHVFSNRSSITLDELRHVPWGMQPECHPGRKLIEKCFRDRGYPFATVLETNSIPSILRWVQDGLAVTLQTESLATELDHSQFCTVPILCDVLQGQLELVYRSGRYQGEALKQLIKEIQAVLTVRSN, encoded by the coding sequence TTGATCCGATTTTGCGCTTCTTTTGACCTTTTATGCAATCATTCTGGGGATTCTCGAAGGGAGAGAAGGAAGACGGAGATACGTCAGCTTCAATACTTCATTGCGGTATGCGAGGAACTGCATTTTACGAAAGCTTCGGAAAAGATCGGAATCTCCCAACCCACACTTAGCTTGCAAATTAAGGCGTTGGAAGAGGAATTGGGCATGACTCTTTTTGACCGTGCAGGCAAGAAAATTAAGATGACAGATGCCGGGAAATTGTTGCTGCAACACAGTGCACATGCGCTCAAGGATTTACAGCAAGCAAAGGCTTCCATTGAGGAGTTGCGCACCGAGCAACGCGGGAGTTTGCGGATTGGTATCGCATTACCGGAGCTGGAGGAACCATTACAAGAAATGTTTATCCATTTTCATCAGTCATTTCCTAGAGTCAGCTTGCACATCCATCCATCATTTGATGTCACAGAACAGCTGCTGGATAACCGAGTGGATGTTGGCATCACGCTGCATTCGGGTACGGATGAAAGGCTTGTCCAGCTTCCTCTTCGTACGGAGAACTACTGTCTTGTTGTTCCGGTAGAGCATGTGTTTTCCAACCGTTCTTCCATTACGCTGGACGAATTGAGGCATGTACCCTGGGGGATGCAGCCAGAGTGTCATCCCGGCAGGAAACTGATTGAGAAGTGCTTCCGTGATCGCGGGTATCCTTTTGCAACCGTCTTGGAGACCAATTCCATACCTTCCATCCTGCGCTGGGTGCAGGATGGACTTGCCGTAACCCTACAGACGGAGTCCCTTGCAACAGAATTGGATCACTCACAATTTTGCACTGTACCTATTTTGTGCGACGTGCTCCAGGGTCAGCTAGAGCTGGTTTATCGGTCTGGCCGTTATCAGGGAGAAGCGTTGAAGCAATTGATTAAAGAGATACAAGCTGTACTAACCGTGCGTTCCAACTAG
- a CDS encoding DUF6359 domain-containing protein: MVKGLRFTGSRLKGMLHLAAIASLLIGIFVPFGQVKAEGALTVAEALQGQSSGGTVTVEGYIVGHATGSKTANFSSPFANDFNVLIADQANERSTSNLLDVQLTSAYRGQFGLTGHPGLVGSKIRVTGTLGAYNNFGGVKSPSAVELVSGSEPGEPGEPGEPEPGNPGQPGTTLPDGKGKKVLFDNTHAQTAGAADWVIEGAFSDFANGLRNVGFTVDQLNRPIPFTYGEQAITYDKLRQYDVFIIGEANVAFKASEQAALLQYVNNGGSVFFISDHYNADRNKNRWDSSEVMNGYRRGAYTNPAKGMTAEEAASPAMQGLTSSDWLANNFGVRFRYNALGDVNATDIVAADQSFGITKGVRSIAMHAGSTLAIIDPTKAKGIAYIPTGTKKWGNAVDQGVYNGGGRAEGPYAAISKVGQGKAAFIGDSSPVEDATPKYAREENGQSKKTYDGFKEVDDATFLVQTVQWLAWKQDYTKLSDVAGLTLDQPTKLLPFEEPAASTEPQPEPWSAPAAGYKWYDPRTFKSGSYGAAS, encoded by the coding sequence ATGGTAAAAGGCTTGCGGTTCACAGGTTCACGCTTAAAAGGGATGCTGCATCTAGCAGCGATCGCATCACTGCTGATCGGGATCTTCGTTCCGTTCGGTCAGGTCAAGGCAGAGGGAGCATTGACAGTAGCCGAAGCACTTCAGGGCCAAAGCAGTGGAGGTACGGTGACGGTAGAAGGTTATATCGTCGGACATGCTACCGGATCGAAAACGGCTAACTTTTCTTCTCCGTTTGCGAATGATTTTAACGTACTGATTGCCGACCAGGCCAATGAACGTAGCACGTCTAATCTATTGGATGTGCAGCTGACATCTGCGTACAGAGGGCAATTTGGGTTAACAGGTCATCCTGGACTGGTCGGCAGCAAAATTCGCGTGACAGGTACGCTTGGTGCCTACAATAATTTTGGTGGAGTAAAAAGTCCAAGCGCTGTGGAACTGGTGAGTGGAAGCGAGCCGGGGGAACCAGGTGAACCTGGCGAACCTGAACCTGGCAACCCGGGTCAACCCGGTACTACACTGCCGGATGGAAAAGGCAAAAAGGTGCTGTTCGATAATACGCACGCACAGACGGCTGGTGCAGCAGATTGGGTCATTGAAGGCGCCTTCTCCGACTTTGCCAATGGATTACGTAATGTAGGCTTTACTGTGGATCAATTGAACCGCCCTATTCCTTTTACTTATGGAGAACAGGCCATAACCTATGATAAGCTGCGCCAATATGATGTGTTCATCATCGGTGAAGCGAATGTGGCCTTTAAGGCATCCGAGCAGGCTGCCCTGCTGCAATATGTGAATAACGGGGGAAGTGTCTTCTTCATCTCCGACCATTATAATGCCGACCGTAACAAAAACCGTTGGGATTCCTCCGAGGTTATGAATGGCTACCGTCGTGGAGCCTATACTAATCCGGCCAAAGGCATGACTGCAGAAGAAGCTGCATCGCCGGCGATGCAAGGGCTAACTAGCTCTGATTGGCTGGCAAACAACTTTGGTGTTCGTTTCCGTTACAATGCGCTTGGCGATGTAAATGCTACGGACATCGTAGCCGCAGATCAATCCTTCGGCATTACCAAGGGTGTACGCTCGATTGCCATGCATGCGGGATCTACGCTGGCTATTATTGATCCTACCAAAGCCAAAGGAATTGCCTATATCCCGACAGGTACAAAAAAATGGGGCAATGCAGTAGACCAAGGAGTCTATAACGGCGGAGGCCGTGCGGAAGGTCCTTATGCTGCGATCTCCAAGGTGGGTCAAGGCAAGGCAGCATTTATCGGTGATTCTTCCCCTGTAGAAGATGCTACTCCGAAATATGCGCGTGAGGAAAACGGACAGTCGAAAAAGACATATGATGGTTTTAAGGAAGTAGACGATGCCACCTTCCTAGTGCAAACGGTTCAATGGCTTGCGTGGAAGCAGGACTATACGAAATTATCCGATGTGGCAGGTTTAACGCTGGATCAACCGACGAAGCTGCTGCCGTTTGAAGAGCCTGCGGCGTCCACGGAACCACAGCCTGAGCCTTGGTCTGCTCCGGCAGCAGGCTACAAATGGTACGATCCTAGAACATTCAAGTCTGGCTCCTATGGAGCGGCTTCGTAA
- the opp4B gene encoding oligopeptide ABC transporter permease encodes MWKFTLRRLLVMIPQLFALSVLIFFLAKAMPGDALTGLITSTPNLNPAALEEQRQRLGLNDPVWMQYGNWLVQLAHGDLGKSYVHKISVTDLIGSRLGNTFFLGVVILVLTYLIAIPLGVLSGRYQHSLLDKTVVGYTYLSFATPLFILALLLLYVFGFRLGWFPTSGSVDVGVEPGAWSYYVNKSYHLILPAVTGALLSTTATIQYLRNEVIDTRLKDFVKTARSKGVPEGKIYSRHIFKNSLLPIAAFLGYDLTGVIAGNIFLESIFGYPGLGQLFLQSITQRDFSVVNALVMISGFLALLGTLLSDVILSKVDPRIRIE; translated from the coding sequence ATGTGGAAATTTACACTGCGTCGGCTACTGGTTATGATCCCTCAACTTTTTGCACTGAGCGTGCTTATATTTTTCCTGGCTAAAGCTATGCCGGGGGATGCCCTGACAGGACTTATTACTTCGACACCCAATCTGAATCCGGCCGCACTGGAAGAGCAGCGACAAAGACTGGGACTGAATGACCCGGTGTGGATGCAGTATGGGAACTGGCTCGTCCAGCTTGCTCACGGGGATCTGGGCAAATCTTATGTACATAAAATTAGCGTTACCGATCTGATTGGCAGCCGTCTGGGGAACACGTTCTTTCTGGGCGTAGTCATTCTGGTTCTGACGTATCTGATCGCCATCCCGCTCGGCGTACTCAGCGGTCGTTATCAGCATAGTCTGCTGGACAAAACCGTAGTGGGCTATACCTATCTCAGCTTTGCGACACCTCTATTTATACTCGCGTTGCTGCTGCTGTATGTATTCGGCTTCAGGCTCGGCTGGTTTCCAACCAGCGGCAGTGTGGATGTAGGTGTGGAGCCGGGGGCATGGTCATATTACGTGAACAAGTCGTATCATCTCATTTTACCGGCGGTTACAGGCGCATTGCTCAGTACAACGGCTACGATTCAGTATTTGCGCAATGAGGTCATTGACACAAGACTGAAGGATTTTGTGAAAACAGCGCGTTCCAAAGGGGTGCCCGAAGGTAAAATTTATTCCCGCCATATTTTCAAAAACTCTCTATTGCCGATTGCTGCCTTTTTGGGCTATGACCTGACGGGAGTCATTGCAGGCAACATTTTTCTTGAATCTATTTTCGGTTATCCGGGGTTGGGCCAATTATTTCTTCAGTCCATCACTCAACGGGACTTTTCAGTCGTGAACGCGCTGGTCATGATTTCTGGCTTCTTGGCACTATTAGGGACCCTTTTATCTGATGTCATCCTGAGCAAGGTCGATCCCCGCATTCGAATTGAATAG
- a CDS encoding amino acid ABC transporter permease translates to MLTFDINVLFDHSDRFREGLLHTVQASVIALIGSFILGAIIAILRIAPFKWLNWIGTVYVEVIRNIPLLIVVLFFYLGLPTLGIPLDGFVSGTLGLTVYTASFIAEAIRAGIQSVPKGQFEAARSSGLSYNQTMISIILPQAIKIVLPAIGNQFINLVKNSSVLAIVAGLDLMYYSDLINSDTFLPITVYAITALLYLILTVPLSFLVLYMERRLSKTS, encoded by the coding sequence ATGCTTACTTTTGATATCAACGTACTTTTCGATCATAGCGACCGTTTCAGAGAAGGCTTGCTTCATACCGTTCAAGCTAGTGTCATTGCCTTGATCGGAAGCTTTATTCTGGGGGCTATTATTGCCATCCTCCGAATTGCGCCTTTTAAATGGCTAAACTGGATCGGTACCGTCTATGTAGAGGTCATCCGCAATATCCCATTGCTGATCGTCGTGCTGTTTTTTTATCTCGGGCTTCCCACTTTGGGCATCCCTTTGGACGGATTCGTATCTGGAACGCTTGGATTGACCGTATACACAGCCTCCTTTATTGCTGAAGCCATACGTGCCGGCATTCAATCTGTGCCCAAGGGGCAATTTGAAGCGGCAAGGTCTTCCGGGTTGAGTTACAACCAGACGATGATCAGCATTATTTTACCGCAAGCCATCAAAATTGTACTGCCTGCGATCGGCAACCAATTCATTAATCTGGTCAAAAACTCTTCCGTGCTGGCTATTGTGGCCGGACTGGACCTCATGTATTACTCGGACCTCATTAACTCGGATACCTTCCTGCCCATCACAGTCTACGCCATCACGGCGTTGTTGTATCTTATCTTGACAGTTCCGCTTAGCTTTCTTGTACTGTACATGGAACGGCGTCTGTCCAAAACATCCTAA